One genomic region from Streptomyces sp. NBC_01431 encodes:
- a CDS encoding DUF4253 domain-containing protein has translation MAMLPNALPHLTDDPTGKALGLDLPPGRLIGPADEPLLWYADGPATPQDWLRLAQARRAAGLHPVLLGGARELADWGLDADRPSYPGDHDAEDVLAEFWEAYAEDELGYEGGEWPGLALAPALHEDPDRRAAETAGAALNEAPLKGARMALVPARRSADIPAVIGWTGPLNHENDVARLCAVLRSWEDRFGVRVVGLTRDELTLSVAAPPTNDEEALILAAEHFAFCPDTIETDLHEHAKSLMGRPSWTFWWD, from the coding sequence ATGGCGATGCTTCCGAACGCACTTCCGCACCTGACCGACGACCCGACCGGCAAGGCGCTGGGCCTTGACCTGCCACCGGGCAGGCTGATCGGCCCGGCGGACGAGCCGCTGCTCTGGTACGCCGACGGCCCGGCGACCCCTCAGGACTGGCTCCGGCTGGCGCAGGCACGAAGAGCGGCGGGGCTGCATCCCGTACTCCTTGGCGGCGCGCGGGAGTTGGCGGACTGGGGCTTGGACGCGGACCGGCCGTCGTACCCGGGTGACCACGACGCCGAGGACGTGCTGGCCGAGTTCTGGGAGGCGTACGCCGAGGACGAGCTGGGCTATGAGGGCGGCGAGTGGCCCGGCCTGGCCCTGGCACCCGCACTCCACGAGGACCCGGACCGCAGGGCGGCGGAGACGGCGGGGGCGGCGCTGAACGAGGCCCCCTTGAAGGGCGCCCGCATGGCCTTGGTCCCGGCCCGCCGGAGTGCCGACATACCGGCGGTGATCGGCTGGACGGGCCCGCTGAACCACGAGAACGACGTGGCGAGGCTGTGCGCGGTGCTGCGCTCGTGGGAGGACAGGTTCGGCGTACGGGTGGTGGGCCTGACGAGGGACGAGCTGACGCTGTCGGTGGCGGCCCCGCCCACGAACGACGAGGAAGCCCTGATCCTCGCGGCGGAACACTTCGCGTTCTGCCCGGACACGATAGAAACCGACCTGCACGAACACGCGAAATCCCTTATGGGCAGGCCGAGTTGGACCTTCTGGTGGGACTGA
- the hemB gene encoding porphobilinogen synthase has product MTEYGSFPGARPRRLRTTPAMRRMVAETQLHPADLILPAFVREGITEPVPIQAMPGVAQHTLDTLRKAAVEAVAAGVSGIMLFGVPEDEKKDAVGTAGTDPDGILQVAIRAVKEEVGDELVIMSDLCLDEYTDHGHCGVLDVHGRVDNDATLERYAEMAQVQADAGVHVVGPSGMMDGQVGVVRDALDQTGHEDVSILAYTVKYSSAFYGPFREAVGSALRGDRKTYQQDPANSRESMRELALDLAEGADMVMVKPAGPYLDILAKVAESVDVPVAAYQISGEYAMIEAAAEKGWIDRDRAILETLTGIKRAGAHMILTYWATEVARGL; this is encoded by the coding sequence ATGACTGAGTACGGATCCTTCCCCGGGGCCCGGCCCCGTCGGCTGCGGACCACCCCCGCCATGCGCCGCATGGTCGCGGAGACCCAGCTGCACCCCGCCGACCTCATCCTCCCCGCATTCGTACGGGAAGGGATCACCGAACCCGTTCCGATCCAGGCGATGCCCGGCGTCGCGCAGCACACCCTGGACACCCTGAGGAAGGCCGCCGTCGAGGCCGTCGCGGCGGGCGTCTCCGGGATCATGCTGTTCGGAGTGCCCGAGGACGAGAAGAAGGACGCCGTCGGTACCGCCGGCACCGACCCGGACGGCATCCTCCAGGTCGCCATCCGCGCCGTGAAGGAGGAGGTCGGGGACGAGCTGGTCATCATGTCCGACCTGTGCCTCGACGAGTACACGGATCACGGCCACTGCGGAGTCCTGGACGTGCACGGCCGCGTCGACAACGACGCCACCCTTGAGCGGTACGCCGAGATGGCCCAGGTCCAGGCCGACGCGGGCGTCCACGTCGTGGGCCCCTCGGGCATGATGGACGGCCAAGTGGGCGTCGTCCGGGACGCGTTGGACCAGACGGGCCACGAGGACGTGTCGATCCTGGCCTACACCGTCAAGTACTCCTCCGCATTCTACGGCCCGTTCCGCGAGGCCGTCGGTTCCGCGCTGCGCGGCGACCGCAAGACGTACCAGCAGGACCCCGCCAACTCCCGTGAATCCATGCGGGAGTTGGCGCTCGACCTGGCCGAGGGTGCGGACATGGTGATGGTCAAGCCGGCCGGCCCCTACCTCGACATCCTGGCCAAGGTCGCCGAGTCGGTGGACGTGCCGGTCGCGGCGTACCAGATCAGTGGCGAGTACGCGATGATCGAAGCGGCGGCGGAAAAGGGCTGGATCGACCGTGACCGAGCGATCCTCGAAACCCTGACCGGCATCAAGCGGGCCGGGGCGCACATGATCCTCACGTACTGGGCGACGGAGGTCGCGCGGGGGCTGTGA
- a CDS encoding bifunctional uroporphyrinogen-III C-methyltransferase/uroporphyrinogen-III synthase — translation MSPTTHPTAAGNVTFLGAGPGDPGLLTLRAVEALASADVLIAEPAVLDVVRAHARAGVDTPQLTVVDEASTTAGIPVLRDAANLVMEAARSGRRVVRAVSGDPGLDGDAAGEMLACASEGIPFEVVPGVAAAVGVPAYAGVPLRGAAGADVRFVDARTASERCWAEVGASDGTVVVSTTLETVAAAAGELVSAGRKPDTPMSVTIAGTTTRQRTWSATLGTVAQVLKQAKVLPSPDGHQAVIAVVGERSAPAQRDQLSWFESKPLFGWRVLVPRTKEQAASLSDQLRSYGAVPHEVPTIAVEPPRTPQQMERAVKGLVTGRYEWIAFTSVNAVKAVREKFEEYGLDARAFAGIKVAAVGEQTAAALVEFGVKPDLVPSGEQSAAGLLEDWPPYDPVFDPIDRVFLPRADIATETLVAGLIELGWEVDDVTAYRTVRASPPPADTREAIKGGGFDAVLFTSSSTVRNLVGIAGKPHNVTVIACIGPATAKTAEEHGLRVDVMAPEPSVHKLAQALADFGAARRDAAVSAGEHVTRPSERRPGARRRRTT, via the coding sequence TTGAGCCCCACCACCCACCCCACCGCTGCCGGAAACGTCACCTTCCTCGGTGCCGGGCCCGGAGACCCGGGTCTGCTGACGCTGCGCGCCGTGGAGGCGCTGGCGTCGGCGGACGTCCTGATCGCTGAGCCCGCAGTGCTCGACGTCGTTCGCGCGCATGCGCGGGCAGGGGTGGACACGCCCCAGCTGACGGTAGTTGACGAGGCGTCAACAACCGCCGGGATCCCGGTGTTGCGGGACGCCGCCAATCTTGTCATGGAGGCCGCGCGCTCCGGCAGGCGGGTCGTCCGTGCGGTCTCCGGCGACCCGGGCCTCGACGGCGACGCCGCCGGCGAGATGCTGGCCTGCGCCTCCGAGGGCATCCCCTTCGAGGTGGTGCCGGGCGTGGCCGCCGCGGTCGGTGTGCCCGCGTACGCCGGTGTGCCGCTGCGCGGCGCGGCCGGCGCGGACGTCCGTTTCGTCGACGCCCGTACCGCCTCCGAGCGGTGCTGGGCCGAGGTCGGCGCGAGCGACGGGACGGTGGTCGTCTCCACCACCCTGGAGACCGTCGCGGCCGCGGCCGGCGAGCTGGTCTCGGCCGGACGCAAGCCCGACACCCCGATGTCGGTGACGATCGCCGGCACCACGACCAGGCAGCGGACCTGGAGCGCGACGCTCGGTACGGTCGCCCAGGTGCTCAAGCAGGCGAAGGTGCTGCCCTCGCCGGACGGGCACCAGGCCGTCATAGCCGTGGTCGGCGAGCGCAGTGCCCCTGCCCAACGTGACCAGCTGTCGTGGTTCGAGTCCAAGCCGCTGTTCGGCTGGCGCGTGCTCGTACCGCGTACGAAGGAGCAGGCCGCCTCGCTCTCCGACCAGCTCAGGTCGTACGGTGCCGTGCCGCACGAGGTCCCGACGATCGCCGTCGAGCCGCCGCGCACGCCCCAGCAGATGGAGCGCGCGGTCAAGGGCCTGGTGACGGGCCGCTACGAGTGGATCGCGTTCACCTCGGTCAACGCGGTGAAGGCCGTGCGCGAGAAGTTCGAGGAGTACGGTCTCGACGCCCGCGCGTTCGCGGGCATCAAGGTCGCCGCGGTCGGCGAACAGACCGCGGCCGCGCTCGTGGAATTCGGTGTGAAGCCGGACCTGGTGCCGAGCGGCGAACAGTCGGCCGCCGGTCTCCTGGAGGACTGGCCGCCCTACGACCCGGTCTTCGACCCGATCGACCGCGTCTTCCTGCCGCGTGCCGACATCGCCACCGAGACGCTGGTGGCGGGCCTGATCGAGCTGGGCTGGGAGGTCGACGACGTCACGGCCTACCGGACGGTGCGGGCCTCGCCCCCGCCGGCGGACACGCGTGAGGCGATCAAGGGCGGCGGCTTCGACGCGGTGCTCTTCACGTCGTCGTCCACCGTCCGCAACCTGGTCGGCATCGCGGGCAAGCCGCACAACGTGACCGTGATCGCGTGCATCGGCCCCGCCACGGCGAAGACCGCGGAGGAGCACGGGCTGCGGGTGGACGTCATGGCCCCGGAGCCGTCGGTCCACAAGCTGGCCCAGGCGCTGGCGGACTTCGGCGCGGCGCGCCGCGACGCCGCGGTGTCGGCGGGCGAGCACGTCACGCGTCCCAGCGAGCGCCGCCCCGGCGCACGCCGCCGCCGCACGACGTAA
- the hemC gene encoding hydroxymethylbilane synthase: MTEKALRLGTRRSKLAMAQSGHVADAVRQLTGRPVELVEITTYGDTSREHLAQIGGTGVFVVALREALLRGEVDFAVHSLKDLPTAEHPDLVLAAVPVREDPRDVLVARDGLTFEQLPDGARVGTGSPRRMAQLNAYARSHGRTIETVPIRGNIDTRVGYVTKGELDAVVLAAAGLKRIGRIDVVTDFLSVDTVLPAPGQGALAIECAAANAELAAALAELDDPFTRVAVTAERSLLAALEAGCSAPVGALADLPQALGFVRAGETSMAQEQVVHEMRLRGVVGTTDGSSLVQLSTTGPVPTSHDQAMALGRELADEMLAKGAAGLMGEREL, encoded by the coding sequence ATGACCGAGAAAGCATTGAGGCTCGGGACCAGGCGCAGCAAGCTCGCCATGGCCCAGTCCGGGCATGTGGCCGACGCGGTACGGCAGTTGACCGGGCGCCCCGTCGAGCTGGTGGAGATCACGACGTACGGGGACACCTCCCGCGAGCACCTCGCGCAGATCGGCGGCACCGGTGTGTTCGTCGTCGCGCTGCGTGAGGCGCTGCTGCGCGGCGAGGTCGACTTCGCGGTGCACTCCCTGAAGGACCTGCCCACCGCCGAGCACCCCGATCTGGTGCTCGCGGCCGTCCCGGTCCGCGAGGACCCGCGCGACGTGCTGGTCGCCCGCGACGGGCTGACCTTCGAGCAGCTTCCGGACGGGGCCCGCGTCGGCACCGGCTCGCCGCGGCGGATGGCGCAGCTCAACGCGTACGCCCGCAGCCACGGCCGCACCATCGAGACCGTGCCGATCCGCGGCAACATCGACACCCGCGTCGGATACGTCACCAAGGGCGAGCTCGACGCGGTGGTCCTGGCCGCCGCCGGGCTGAAGCGCATCGGACGTATCGACGTGGTGACCGACTTCCTGTCGGTCGACACCGTTTTGCCCGCCCCCGGCCAGGGGGCACTGGCGATCGAGTGCGCGGCAGCCAATGCCGAGCTCGCCGCCGCGCTCGCCGAGCTCGACGACCCGTTCACGCGGGTCGCCGTGACCGCCGAGCGGTCCCTGCTCGCCGCCCTGGAGGCCGGTTGCAGCGCACCTGTGGGTGCACTCGCCGACCTTCCCCAAGCTCTCGGCTTCGTTCGAGCAGGGGAGACCTCGATGGCGCAGGAGCAGGTTGTTCATGAGATGCGCCTGCGCGGAGTCGTCGGTACCACCGACGGTTCCTCACTGGTGCAGCTGTCCACCACCGGTCCCGTACCCACGTCGCACGACCAGGCGATGGCTCTCGGACGCGAACTCGCGGACGAGATGCTTGCCAAGGGTGCGGCCGGTCTTATGGGGGAGCGAGAACTTTGA
- a CDS encoding glutamyl-tRNA reductase yields the protein MSLLVVGLSHRSAPVSVLERASLSPDAQVKLLHDTLAAEPAAEAAVLATCNRIELYADVDKFHAGVAELSTLLAQHSGVGLEELTPYLYVHYEDRAVHHLFSVACGLDSMVVGEGQILGQIKDTLALGQELHTAGRLLNDLFQQALRVGKRAHSETGIDRAGQSLVTFGLEQLAAGEPVEDWAKGKRALVIGAGSMSSLAAATLGRIGIREIVVANRTHARAERLAEILGESGTAARAVAMADVARELTRVDVAVSCTGATGLVLTGEAVAFAVGEELKAAEPAASADAAAVTGCPVDFPGTAVAGAAVAGFGVVDEALRADGAAAATPGVDADSLELHGSWAENTQRRLSRAGRVAPVPAGPVKLALLDLAMPRDIDAAVHRVPGVRLVDIESLAEASADAPMAADVDQVRSIVSDEVAAFGAAQRAAHITPTVVALRAMAAEVVASEVARLEGRVPGLDDKQRAEVTQTVRRVVDKLLHAPTVRIKQLAAEPGGAGYADALRTLFDLDPDTVAAVSRADLNDADVKNRGRS from the coding sequence ATGAGCCTCCTGGTCGTCGGTCTGAGCCACCGCAGCGCCCCCGTGAGCGTCCTGGAGCGAGCCTCCCTCTCCCCGGACGCGCAGGTCAAGCTGCTGCACGACACGCTGGCCGCCGAGCCCGCCGCCGAGGCCGCGGTGCTCGCCACCTGCAACCGGATCGAGCTGTACGCGGACGTGGACAAGTTCCACGCCGGCGTCGCCGAGCTCTCCACGCTGCTCGCCCAGCACAGCGGCGTCGGCCTCGAAGAGCTGACCCCCTATCTGTACGTGCACTACGAGGACCGGGCCGTCCACCACCTCTTCTCGGTGGCCTGCGGCCTCGACTCGATGGTCGTCGGCGAGGGCCAGATCCTCGGGCAGATCAAGGACACCCTCGCGCTCGGGCAGGAACTGCACACCGCGGGGCGCCTGTTGAACGACCTGTTCCAGCAGGCGCTGCGGGTCGGCAAGCGAGCCCACAGCGAGACCGGCATCGACCGGGCCGGGCAGTCGCTCGTCACCTTCGGTCTGGAGCAGCTCGCCGCGGGCGAGCCGGTCGAGGACTGGGCCAAGGGCAAGCGGGCGCTGGTGATCGGCGCCGGTTCGATGTCCTCGCTCGCCGCGGCGACGCTGGGCCGGATCGGCATCCGCGAGATCGTCGTCGCCAACCGGACCCACGCCCGCGCCGAGCGCCTCGCCGAGATCCTCGGCGAGTCGGGCACGGCCGCGCGCGCCGTGGCGATGGCCGACGTCGCACGCGAACTGACACGAGTCGACGTGGCGGTGTCCTGCACCGGTGCCACCGGCCTCGTGCTCACCGGCGAGGCCGTGGCCTTCGCGGTGGGCGAGGAGCTGAAGGCGGCCGAGCCGGCCGCGTCGGCAGATGCCGCCGCTGTCACGGGGTGCCCCGTCGACTTCCCTGGCACGGCGGTCGCGGGTGCCGCGGTCGCCGGGTTCGGGGTGGTGGACGAGGCGCTCCGGGCCGACGGCGCGGCCGCCGCGACCCCGGGTGTCGACGCCGACTCCCTTGAGCTGCACGGCAGTTGGGCCGAGAACACCCAGCGGCGTCTTTCCCGTGCCGGGCGCGTCGCTCCCGTACCGGCCGGGCCCGTGAAGCTGGCGCTGCTCGACCTCGCGATGCCGCGGGACATCGACGCCGCCGTGCACCGCGTCCCCGGGGTGCGGCTCGTGGACATCGAGTCGCTCGCCGAAGCGTCCGCCGACGCGCCGATGGCCGCCGATGTGGACCAGGTGCGCTCGATCGTGTCCGACGAGGTGGCCGCGTTCGGCGCCGCCCAGCGGGCCGCACACATCACGCCCACCGTGGTGGCGCTGCGCGCCATGGCCGCCGAGGTCGTGGCCAGCGAGGTCGCGCGCCTGGAGGGCCGGGTGCCCGGACTCGACGACAAGCAGCGCGCCGAGGTCACCCAGACCGTGCGCCGCGTCGTCGACAAACTCCTGCACGCACCGACCGTGCGGATCAAGCAGCTGGCCGCGGAACCCGGCGGCGCCGGCTACGCGGACGCGCTGCGCACTCTGTTCGACCTCGACCCGGACACGGTGGCCGCCGTCTCCAGGGCCGATCTGAACGACGCCGATGTCAAGAACCGAGGGCGGTCATGA
- a CDS encoding redox-sensing transcriptional repressor Rex: MATGRTHRPATRSRGIPEATVARLPLYLRALTGLSERSVPTVSSEELAAAAGVNSAKLRKDFSYLGSYGTRGVGYDVEYLVYQISRELGLTQDWPVVIVGIGNLGAALANYGGFASRGFRVAALIDADPAMAGKPVAGMPVRHTDDLEKIISDNGVSIGVIATPAGAAQQVCDRLVAAGVTSILNFAPTVLSVPEGVDVRKVDLSIELQILAFHEQRKAGEEAAVAEATAAVVPPVRGGAGNVRKGPDGDMPAVMPA; encoded by the coding sequence GTGGCAACTGGCCGAACTCACCGACCGGCGACCCGAAGCCGAGGAATCCCCGAGGCCACGGTCGCCAGGCTTCCGCTGTACCTGCGCGCGCTCACCGGACTTTCGGAGCGCTCCGTGCCGACGGTCTCCTCCGAGGAGCTCGCGGCCGCCGCCGGGGTCAACTCCGCGAAGCTGCGCAAGGACTTCTCGTACCTGGGCTCGTACGGCACCCGCGGTGTCGGGTACGACGTCGAGTATCTCGTCTACCAGATCTCCCGGGAACTGGGGCTGACCCAGGACTGGCCGGTTGTCATCGTCGGTATCGGCAACCTCGGCGCCGCGCTCGCCAACTACGGCGGCTTCGCCTCCCGTGGTTTCCGCGTCGCGGCCCTGATAGACGCCGACCCCGCGATGGCCGGGAAGCCGGTGGCAGGCATGCCGGTGCGGCACACCGACGACCTGGAGAAGATCATCAGCGACAACGGCGTGTCGATCGGGGTCATCGCGACCCCGGCGGGCGCCGCCCAGCAGGTCTGCGACCGCCTGGTCGCCGCCGGAGTCACCTCCATCCTGAACTTCGCGCCGACGGTCCTGTCGGTGCCCGAGGGCGTCGACGTGCGCAAGGTCGACCTCTCCATCGAGCTCCAGATCCTCGCCTTCCACGAGCAGCGCAAGGCCGGCGAGGAAGCCGCCGTCGCCGAGGCCACCGCGGCCGTGGTGCCGCCGGTGCGCGGTGGCGCGGGCAATGTCCGGAAGGGACCGGACGGGGACATGCCCGCCGTGATGCCGGCATGA
- a CDS encoding glutaredoxin family protein — protein sequence MSFLPRRTKKQPQRDPAGRMVTLIGKPGCHLCDDAQEVIEAVCAETGASWEKKDITQDEALYKEYWEQIPVVLVDGEQHTFWRVDPARLKGALAG from the coding sequence ATGAGTTTCTTGCCGCGACGTACGAAGAAGCAGCCGCAGCGGGACCCCGCCGGGCGGATGGTCACGCTGATCGGGAAGCCCGGCTGCCATTTGTGCGACGACGCACAGGAGGTGATCGAGGCCGTGTGTGCCGAGACGGGCGCGTCCTGGGAGAAGAAGGACATCACCCAGGACGAGGCGTTGTACAAGGAGTACTGGGAGCAGATCCCGGTGGTGCTGGTCGACGGCGAGCAGCACACCTTCTGGCGCGTGGACCCGGCCCGGCTCAAGGGCGCACTGGCCGGCTGA